The following are from one region of the Capsicum annuum cultivar UCD-10X-F1 chromosome 1, UCD10Xv1.1, whole genome shotgun sequence genome:
- the LOC107877169 gene encoding protein SPIRAL1-like 1, which translates to MGRRVSYGGGQSSLGYLFGSGEAPKSTTTNALVVQSEGPTINKEPASKPAGSAAVDATKQIPAGIQSTASRNHFGSDGQNKGNFITPSDAASGPISPWMQGDHMMIVILMIVVDFVANCLGYSIMICNCVVGVNLRILKVLCLNLILEFEDTS; encoded by the exons ATGGGCCGGAGAGTCAGCTATGGAGGAGGGCAAAGTTCATTGGGATACTTATTTGGAAGCGGTGAGGCGCCAAAATCAACCACGACAAATGCACTAGTTGTTCAAAGTGAAGGGCCGACAATAAATAAGGAGCCAGCTTCAAAGCCTGCTGGTTCTGCTGCAGTTGACGCTACTAAGCAAATTCCTGCTGGTATTCAGAGCACCGCTTCGAGAAACCATTTTGGGTCAGATGGTCAAAACAAAGGCAACTTTATCACG ccaagtgatgcgGCTAGTGGACCCATTTCGCCATGGATGCAAGGAGACCACATGATGATAGTGATCCTAATGATAGTCGTTGATTTCGTTGCAAAttgtcttggatattcaattatgatatgtaattgtgtggttggagtgaatcttagaatattgaaggttttgtgtttaaatttgattttggagtttgaagatactagttaa